In the genome of Carassius auratus strain Wakin unplaced genomic scaffold, ASM336829v1 scaf_tig00011645, whole genome shotgun sequence, the window CCAGCCGGTGGTTCAAGAAACCTCTAGGGGTTTACAGTGAAACGGCTGGAGTTTCATCAGatcaaattcaattaaattgaaaaatgtgGGTTTTATTTAAAAGACCAGACATGACTTAACTTTAATCAATATGAAGGACTTAGAGTGCCACTTAAAATGTGCAACTAATTATATAATTGCATTGCCAAATAGCATctagtgtttaattttatttatttttatatataaattcactACATTTGActgcattattaaaaatgaaatagaaCCAGTTTCAAATACATCTATTTGCCATTTGAAATGCTTCCAATTAATTCAGTAGCAAGTCATGAGCATACTAGAATTGATGGCTTTGGCCTGTTTCTAAGAAAgaagcgcaaaaaaaaaaaaaaaaaaaaaaaaattataatatagtatatatatatatataatatattatatatatatatatatatatatatatatataatatatatatatatatatatatatataatatatatatatatatatatatatatatatatatatataaaagaaacctTTTGACTAACTCCATATGAAGGACTAGGAAGGAAACATTACAAATTCACACATTAGAaccagtaaaacaataaaaaagacatacatgcacacacacacactaaaattaCCAAAAACCATAAAGCAAAAGAGATAAGAGCTAATAACTGAAATttctaaatattcataaatacgACAATCATAGATAAACTATACTTTAAAAAAGTTGGGAACGAAATACAACTTAATTGccaaaaaagttattaaaatagcaatttatccatttattttgcatttgattaGTAAGAGAAGCATGAGTGATTCTATCAAGCTAGAAATGAAAACTTAAGAACCATgtcatctgaaaaaaaattaatacaaatatgcaTCTTAAAATATGCTAACtgcagtaaaaaattaaaaaataattgacaacaaattattttaaattaatggcACTTAAAAGTTTCAATACCATGGCTGCATAACCACCTCAGAGAATGCAGAAAcgttcaataatttaacaatccATTGTCAACTATTTTTCATGTACCATTACATAACTACTCCTAATTTAAGAGTTAGTCAGACGCCCACATCAGTTCGGAAAAATTGTGAAATCTCAGGAGGCACTTTCAAGCAACTGACCTGACATAACATGTCAACACGAGTTGGATTTTATTTGGTCAGGTTGATTACATGGGTGAACACACCTGCCCTGACCTGCCATACATGTGAACAGCACAGGCCAACTGGAAAGTTTGTTCGATTCAATGTGGAGGGGTGCGGTGGGCTAGATAAGCTTATCTAAGGTCCACATTGTGGGTCTAATCTTAGAGCAGTGCACATGGCTGGCAGTGCCTGTCCCTGTAGCGTCCCGCTTAATCGATAACCGCCGCACACCTGAAGCTGTCAGCCTGTAGTCTCCACATCTCACCCAGCTCCCACGGCGTGACGCCCCTCTGTCATCTCTCACCTCCCTTCACATGAGCTCAATGAATCAGCAGATGTCAGAAGAACCCCGGAAACTTGAATCAAGTTCAGGGTCACTGCTTTCAGTGATGTGCGTGGATATTCAACCAATAATCAAGTGCACTGCATCAATTCTTCCAAACGCTCACGCTGGTGCTGGGATGAGCTCCACTGTAATCAGTCTGCTCTCGGACGGTTTCCACGTCAGTCTGCCAGACCACCAGCTGAACACTCACGAACACGGCCTAAAACTCTAGACTAACATATTCACAGGTTTGAAAGCCTGGAATCAAAATTTGGGATTTCTAATAGAGTTTAACCATCCTGGtgttaactcttttttttttaaatgggtagAACTTTGTGTTATGGGTCAAATAGACTCACATTGATTTATTAATGCAATTTGCCGAAAATGAAAAACACTAAACCTCTAATACAGATTGTcagactaaaaatataaaaacgtgAAAAATTCCCATCTGGTTTTATTTTGGTAGTGGTCAGTTAGAcaaatttttgttcaaaatgagtttttttcctCGCACTTGTCATAATTTTTTGTAGTGACCAACTGCACACTCAGGTGCAAATAACTATGGAGAGTATCTAACATTATTTGTATGTGGTGTAAGCAGTATTTATCACGTAGTGCTTTCTGACTTTGTTAGGTCTGGTTCTTAAACTCTTGGGTTAAATGGACTTCTCagactttaatgtaaaaaaataaaaaataaatataaaaaaaaaacaacaacaaccagttACAGGCTATGACAATTTTTTTGACTGTGAAACCTGGATCGAGAAACTGTAAATGCTCCACGGACGATTCAGAAGACAATTCTTCAGTTTCATGTAAACTgagtttgtttttcatattttggttttctgCTTTTTAGCCGACTCTTTTTCTTGATCTTTGGCAAATTGCATGAAATCCAATGAGGGCTTCAAAATTTGACCCCAACacaattcataaaatgtatacagCCTTTACAAAACACCTTTAAATTTCGAAATTTGGCATGCAATTAATGACTAAATGATAACTTTTAAGTCAGATGTGGGTCAACTGACCTAAACACAACAGGAggtcaaaacacatttttgtaatgGTCTACCAATTAAGTAAATGTCAAAATTAATTCAATTCATCCTGAATGAAGTTGTCACTCAATAGGGGTACCTAGTTTGGTTCAAAATGTTTGATTGTACTTCCTGATTAACTTTTACTTTGCACAAATTAAAGACAAGTTATTTGTTTGATAACTTGCACTTatgataacttaataaaaaagGGTTAAACGGTTGAGCTTGGACAAATTAATGTCAGCAACATGTAAACTTTCagaaaatgcatatttgcttatttacattttattcatttcaaaGTACTTCATCACAAGAAATCTGACAGAGCTAATAATACAATTTCAGACATAATAGAAACTATATTTGCTAGAAAAGTGAAATGTGGATTTCTTTATTAGATTACATTATACTAGAATGCAAGAGGGCTTTTGAATACttcaatctgattggctgacaaacgTTCAAAAGGTGTACAATTATTTTTAGGGAAACAAACTAAACATTACTAAGTATAATTGCACACAAACTTGTTAGCAATACTCTGACAAATTTATCAGTAATTGTAGTGAGGTATTAACAGCGCTGTTCTTGAAACAGAATCTACGATTAGGCTACATAAGTTTTTGATCTAATAGACCCTAAAAAATTGCAAAGGTCCTTAAACATTCCCAAAAACCCTCAGCCAATTCCTCTGGTCTTCTATTTCTAAAAGTACCACAATAAAAGAGAAACCCAATAATGTCACCTGTTCAAAACTTTCGGGAATAACCAACAGAATATCAGGAGCAACACAAGAAACTTTCCTTCGGCATCCTATAGATGGGTAATCTGCCTCAATTTAAGATGCACTTATCCAAATCCCATTACTCATCAAGcacagacagaaaaaacactgtGTGCTTGATAGGATGGACTGACTGATGAGCCGCAAGTGTGGTCTATGAGACAGGACTTACCAGGCAGCTCACGTCGAGCCAAACTACATAACCACAGacaacatttttctttcatgtAGGGAATGTCAAAAGTACCTGTATTTTGGGATCAAGTCTATCCtaaaattaaaccaataaaatgGAATGACACTAGTCTTTCTACAATATCTTTACAACAAAGCACAAACAACGGCTTTCAAATCGCTGCATTAATTTAGCAGATGACCGATAACCTAATAAGAATACAAAAGCACCATCAAAACAGCAGAGAGTTGAACTTGCATTttcatggattaaaaaaatatataaatatttataaatagtcTTTAAAGTGGATTTTAATTGGTCTGTTGTGTACCGACTAGGGGAGCTCCGACTGATTGGCTTCCGATCGTTATCTGCCAATAATGGCTTGGAGAAGTTTGATCGGCAGTCTCTAAAATAATGGAAAATGGAATGGTGAAATTAATAACATTAAAGTACAATGAAAAGCAAGCATTAAAAGGAGTAAACAGGAGAAAACAATCTTTCATTCAAAACAATGCGAAACACCTGAAATACCCcttaaatggaaaacaaatcaatatcatgaattaaatcaataaataaaaggcataagggaaagtatgcataaataaatgacatgaaaTGCATTTACGCTTACATTACATTGTGCTTTATTGCAAAATTCCCCTAATAATtgcaatgtttaatgactttaGTCTATTAAATCCCACCATATTTGTGACCGGTTCACTTTAATTGTTAAACGAGTGCGTTCACTAGCATAATTTAATGCAATATCAAAATTAGTATGGAGAACAGAGAAGTTTCACTGGTGGCATCTACTTGAATTCCTAATGTTGAGAGTGAACAGCCAGAGAGCTGCCTCTTGATCGACTGGCCGGTTTGCAATAACGAAGCGAATCCTTGTGGTAAATATATGAGCAGATGTACAGTACCTGAGTTCAGGCCTGCTCTTATCACGGCAAGTGTATCTCTGGATCCACATAACAGGCATTGCTGTATTGATTCAAGTCACGGCAGCATTAGGGAGCGATATTTCTTGCGCCGGCTGAAGAGATAAAGCACGTCCTTGGACACCATCACCAGTTTGGTCTCTAGTGCTGCTACATCTAGACATCTATTGCAGCTTGTTAGTGCTCAGCCGAACGGTTCAACGCCGCTAACAAGCAGCACCTAACGGCAAGGTCATTCACTCAGTCAAAGCGCCAAGGATGGGGCCTGACCTCTCCAAGACGCCTGACGCCAGGCCGATAAAAGGTCCAGGAGATAATTACAACCACCACTGGACCAGGCCAGCACAGAAAACTAATAAACACTTCCTGTCATGGACCGAATACAATActccagctggagagagaagacaACAAGAAGCACAAAGCAAGCTACAAATAACGGCAGAATATCCAGTATGACACGAATATCACCGCAGGGGTAGATGCGcgcaattaattaaaataatcaagaCTATTGAGTGCATCAATGAACTGTTTAAATGCTTAAATTAGTCCGTATGCAAAATTGACAACCAGCCTTAACCAAGCAGCCTGATCCACAGATACATGATGCACAAATCATCATGGTGAGaatcaaaattatttgaatgaaatTGAATTTGCTGTATGTTGTGCAAATACAACCCAACATGCAATGCAAGGCTGTGCGATATGGCAAAAACTAAActtaatcttgttttttttttttttttacacatttgagCAATTTCAAATAACTAGTCACCTTTGAACTACTACTAGATTTTCACGCAAccgctgaaaactcatctctttcaaaGCTGCTTGACCTCAtcgtaaaaaaataattataataataataaatggtctCTATTcatttattccttctctttctagcCTGTGCTTAAACTTGATagtacaagcacttcctgtgtctgtttgcctctttaagaaaaatcgctttatgtatcccccaattttaaaattgataagtgtctgcaaaatgactaaatgtagtACTAagttattattaatagttgttattattattaaaatatatttaacaaataccacagttttaaaaaaaaacctgttataGGTTTTTCATTTATTGCAATGGAGGAGTTGGTGGAATCAAACAGTTGTATTGAAACTGGTAATTTGCAGTGACCGCTTTATCAATTACAACGGGAGTCTTCAAGTTTTACCGCTCTGCTTGCTTTGTACTATTTCTTCCAATATGAAGAGTTCTGTTTTCCATGTTTCTAAAAGGATCAGAGTTGACTGTTTAGTCACTGTCTTGATTTAATTATGTATAAAACAGCAATTAATTAATTCAGGAAGACCACTCGCAGCTCGTTTGTGTTTCAACAAACTAGAGTCGACCCATATAAAGCAGGTATTTTAATGCAAATTCTATTAATCAAATTGAATCGTGAttacactataaaaataaaataaaaaaaatcaagtgaaaAGCAATTCCCCTTTCCACAGTTCTCTTGCCCTGAAATCCAAATAATTCCTCTCTCGCCGCTTGCCAGAGCGCCGAGTGCAATCATCAATGATTAACTGTCCAGAGAATGGAGCTCTGGAGATTGCCGTGCACCTCACCTTCATCGAATTCGACATCATCTTCAGTGTGCTGCGGGAAGGGGAAGCAGTTTGTGATCTCCAGACTGTCTTCAACCACCAGTCCAAGCAGAACACCCTGAACCACCTCACTACCCTGGCCCTCCTCCTGGTAGTGCTTAATGATCTTCAACAccacctgcagacacacacaaacacacagcttgaTCAGGAACCGAAGAGGAAACACTTCTTGCAAAACAAAATTTGGGATCGCCGAAGCAAACAGAATATATGATGCAATTTCTCCTCAAGGTGTTTAAAGTGTATTTGCGTTGCCTTTGCAGGAGCAACAGTGGACAGAAATAACGTTTATATGAGTTTATTGCATGAAGATTTGTGAGGTGTAACCAGGTACACaactgcactcacacacacttgaaAGAACTGGTTAGCATTTAACTACGCAAGCAATAAAAAAGGCAGATTTGCATGCTCTACTAGACTTAAAGCACATGAAAGCAACTAAATGGTATACTTTCCCCAGATTAATTAAAGTACAGTAAGGAAACTGTTTTTCCATTAAGTCTtctgaaatgtttatatatgcaagaggcattatctaattaaatatgcattgatTTGCATGCATGAAGCCAGGATCAAAATTTGAGTCACATTCGAGttaaaggtttttacagaggagATTTTGGATCTCTTTTTGTCACTCCATTAGTCACTACTGTCAACAttcagagagagggaaaaaaaaaaaaaataaaaaaaataaacaccatacactcatgtttttaggaataaaacgTGTCAAATCTGGCAAGTGATACATGAACAAACCTTTCTGAAAAAGCTTTCATATTAAAAGATATGAAAAACTATAAAGTCTGGTCTATTTAAATGCTCATAAATAAAGAATTCTGACTCGGTTCATGAGAGAACAGCCTTTGAAAAGATATGTACTGTAACTGAAATCAACATATGCAAATAATTGAACTGGAACACGAtgttggatgttttctttccacaaaaatgtatatttgctttaaatgggacgctctgcagtgaatgggtgccgtcagaatgagttcaaaccactgataaaaacatcacaataatccacagcactccagtccatcagttaatgtctttaAGTAAAAAGCAGCATGTTtgtaacaaatccatcattaaagcacTTTAACTTCAAATCATCACTTTCTAATCTACATCGGATATGGCCtcaaggtgagtacattttcagcaaatttctaTTCCTTTTGAAAGCTCTGAATTTTCTGACCCCAATCAGACATGTTTctacattaaaaacacattagagaacaataataatcatacgttttgtacatttttatgctTAATTAAGATGCAGTAATAAGCAATCCATCTCAGCTGACCACTTGCTATCGGATGACCCGAGACGGATGCTCATTCCAGGTTTATATGTTTGCCCATGTGCTTTAGACCGCTCTAAGGAGAATATTAATGCGTGCAAGGTTCAATTTAAAGACTGGCAGAGAGGGAATATATGTCTGTGCTCAAACAGCAATGAATGTGAAGAGCAGGCATGTTGCTTTAAAACACAAGTTGGAGAGCTAAATGGCAGATTGCTCCTCCATCTTAACGTGGTACTCTGTGACCACTCAGAGCAGAAAAAGATGGAGAAAGACCTGGGGTTAATGGAAGAACAAATACACTCACTGTCTAATTACTACGTCTGCACAGCCTCTCTGAATACCAATCCACCAGGGGTTTTCTTCCAAGTCCTACAGAAGAGCCAGTTCACGCTGCCCAAGGCCTGATGGGATGTGTTTGTTTTACTCAGAAGGGACACAGCATTTTATACTGCCAATTTCTGATGGCTTACTAAAGTGCATCAGGATATCTGTTATTTCATACAGAGTATCGAAGCAGGAGATGCATTTAGAGCGTACAGATACTGCACAAACGAGCGGAAGTCACATTTACTGTTATTTCAGCAGATAAGAGTGGAACAAACCAATTCCAACCTCAAATCACTGCTATAGACAACCTTtgttttttatacacacacacacacacagagtgaaacATGATTTTATGACATTAGGTTGCATTAATTGTTCTCAAATGCTTCTATTGGCTCACCAAAGTGGACAGAACATGTGCTTCAACATCATCTGACTAATCAAAATTTAGCAGAATCTTTTAAAAACACTGCTGTGCTTCTCGAATGCAAAAACATGGCCTGTATGTATGATTCAACAtgaaattttaaaaagtttgtgTGAATATTAATAGGGTCCtgcaaaaataacttcataagcTTGAGAAAGTGTCCAGTCAGGAAtcttattaaatattcatgagccaaaACCTTTACAACAGTAGGATGTTACTTGTAAAGCTGATCAGGACACACTTAACATCATTCTGTCAGTCAGCAAGTTATACCTGCTGCGTAAATGTCATCTGATATAATTAGTATtcgatagatagatatttaatttttaaagagaTTAAAACATACTGCaagaatgcaaaaataaatcaaaataaatgcagactataaAAACATCAATCTtattaaccccaaacttttgaatggtagtgtgtatatTTAAGTCAACAACCACAaaataaacccacacacagaccAGCTTTACTCAATAATATGAACGTAAAGCAatgcaactgaccaatcagaataaagCATTCCAGATGGTAGCATAACAAGGTGTAATAGACTTTagatcaatctttttttttttttttgcatgaagagTCATTAAAAGGAATCATAAAGGCACCGACATCATTAAGTGGAATCGTAATCATTAAAAACCTTACGATTCCCCATCGCTCCCCTCCTGTAGCCTGAAGCTGCATGGAACAAATCTGCCATCATTTACCACATTCATAAAACAGAGGCAATATTACACAATTCTCTGGGTGCGAGTAACATGTCAAGCCCAACTGAGCGGACAGCGCTCGCCACATCCCAGCTGTAAAGATATATGAAGCATTTCATGGTGGCGCGTTAAATTAATTATAGATGGACTCCCTGTAAACAAAGTCATAACCTTTGGCTTTAAAAACTCCACACAGATGGTGGTCTGACATATGGTGGGCGTCCATGGCACCTCATTTCCACATGAGCCAGAGGCTCTATAGGTTGCGTTCCAAAGCTGATTTGTGCCTTTTGAGGGTTTGTAACATGCTTTAaggtcagcaaaaaaaaaaaacaaagctgtaaAGTCAATACTCTCTGAGCTGAGCCCTGCCAATCTGATCATTTCGAGTCGAGGCGTCATGCTGGAAGATTTGTGAAAAAGCCTGTTCCCCCAAATCATTCAGGAGGGAAGTCA includes:
- the LOC113073232 gene encoding eukaryotic translation initiation factor 3 subunit H-A-like; its protein translation is MCFGPFLLHQTMASRKESAASGSSPLETPVKQIQIDGLVVLKIIKHYQEEGQGSEVVQGVLLGLVVEDSLEITNCFPFPQHTEDDVEFDEGEVHGNLQSSILWTVNH